The following proteins are encoded in a genomic region of Drosophila willistoni isolate 14030-0811.24 chromosome 3R, UCI_dwil_1.1, whole genome shotgun sequence:
- the LOC6649489 gene encoding transmembrane protein 256 homolog, giving the protein MSIVDTLDYITLGNPVSRLVISSTSALMRTIGLRPKQVPIKDTEIAGLPQQVHHFGNPNGPSLYTIAGSHYNFIRLAGIGGASAIFMGAYCKYFLKDINDPKEQLDSQAFADVANRIHFLHSFALMAMPLAHYPVFTGALMTTGTLLFSGCMYYRALTGDKRLQHYATIGGFCLMAAWLSLVL; this is encoded by the exons ATGTCAATAGTTGATACATTGGACTATATAACCCTGGGTAATCCAGTGAGTCGCTTGGTCATATCTTCAACATCGGCATTAATGCGTACAATT GGTCTGCGCCCCAAGCAGGTGCCTATAAAGGATACAGAAATAGCTGGATTGCCACAGCAGGTCCATCATTTCGGAAATCCAAATGGCCCATCCTTATATACAATTGCCGGCTCTCATTATAACTTTATTCGTCTAGCTGGAATTGGCGGAGCATCGGCTATATTTATGGGAGCgtattgtaaatattttcttaaGGATATCAATGATCCCAAGGAACAGTTGGATTCACAAGCCTTTGCCGATGTGGCCAATCGTATACATTTTCTCCACTCATTTGCATTAATGGCGATGCCCTTGGCTCATTATCCAGTTTTT aCTGGCGCCCTTATGACCACCGGCACATTACTTTTCAGTGGGTGTATGTACTATCGCGCTTTAACCGGTGATAAGAGACTTCAACATTATGCCACAATTGGTGGCTTCTGTCTAATGGCTGCTTGGTTATCCTTGGTTTTGTAA